In the Christensenellaceae bacterium genome, one interval contains:
- a CDS encoding YwaF family protein, translating to MLFYIYQPALIVFAALLVVCFCLMFLKKPDKQSKFFKTLALVLAGLFFLRYMSGHNYLESIVALTNPEISSDFLTSVVIVLDWLNIAAMFIVVLNAFFDIKINKFLIMYFVVPVALCNAGFLYWSIIGLSGTTATYSFDAKTLFYVLEQAALLGIALCFAIKYRKFKMTAKEVGIFFACLFGILLCTMPAYSLRALFGGGPSVEILDFTLSHRIAIYLGFVFPAVLFFLLKNKDYETKRYVIIFIALSTLTTFLNNFLLSDMLNLSLPLHLCHTAMYILVISLIFKMKRLFYFTLFINVLGAFLAILMPDYSSGTLFAPGYVIFWVNHWTAFFMPLLTVMLGVFGRPKWKQFMYSMIAFGVYFFLIIFINAWFSNYLTKVDYFFVNSNFVAEKLGKWAEDLLLVVAQFKIGDLSFTLYPLYQVLFFFVYCAMGVGIWFIYETAYDVGNSLVVLFEKKKKIKMDELALSIQIKERGSTTNKEGEDMLKITNFSKKYGNSEKFAVTNANLEVHGGEIFGFLGPNGAGKSTIIKSVVGIQPITSGKIEVCGYDVEKQSVDAKYNIGFVPDHYALYERLTGREYINYMADLYKVSKENRDNRIQHFVDIFELNHAFDNQIKTYSHGMKQKIAIMAALIHEPKLWILDEPLTGLDPNSIYQVKETMKAHAKKGNIVFFSSHIIDVVENICDRIAIIKKGKIIYDTSMKDLSKDGKRLEEVYLSHIGSKGAERD from the coding sequence ATGTTATTTTATATATATCAGCCAGCTTTAATAGTATTTGCCGCACTACTTGTTGTGTGTTTTTGTTTGATGTTTTTGAAAAAACCCGACAAACAATCAAAGTTCTTTAAAACTTTGGCTCTAGTATTGGCGGGTCTGTTTTTTCTGCGTTATATGAGCGGACACAACTATCTGGAAAGTATAGTTGCCCTGACAAACCCAGAAATAAGCAGTGACTTTCTTACTTCTGTTGTAATTGTTCTGGATTGGCTTAATATTGCGGCTATGTTCATTGTGGTGCTCAATGCCTTCTTTGATATTAAAATAAATAAATTCCTTATAATGTATTTTGTCGTTCCTGTTGCTCTTTGCAACGCAGGATTTTTGTATTGGAGCATTATAGGTCTCAGCGGAACCACAGCCACCTATAGCTTTGATGCTAAAACACTCTTTTATGTGCTTGAACAAGCAGCGCTGCTCGGCATCGCACTGTGTTTTGCCATAAAATACCGCAAATTTAAAATGACCGCAAAAGAAGTAGGCATCTTTTTTGCCTGCCTTTTTGGTATACTGCTCTGCACTATGCCGGCTTATTCATTGCGCGCCTTGTTTGGAGGCGGCCCCAGCGTTGAAATATTAGACTTTACACTTAGCCACCGTATAGCAATTTATCTTGGGTTTGTTTTTCCGGCAGTACTATTTTTTCTGCTTAAAAACAAAGACTACGAAACCAAGCGTTATGTCATTATATTTATAGCACTGTCAACGCTGACAACCTTCCTTAACAACTTTCTGCTCTCAGATATGCTCAATCTCAGTCTGCCGCTTCATCTTTGCCACACAGCAATGTATATTTTGGTCATAAGTTTGATATTCAAAATGAAGAGGCTTTTCTACTTTACGCTGTTTATAAATGTTCTGGGAGCTTTTCTTGCAATACTTATGCCCGACTACAGCTCCGGAACACTGTTCGCCCCGGGTTATGTCATATTCTGGGTAAACCATTGGACGGCATTCTTTATGCCGCTGCTGACAGTTATGCTTGGAGTTTTCGGCAGGCCAAAGTGGAAGCAGTTTATGTATTCTATGATAGCGTTTGGCGTATACTTCTTCCTCATAATATTTATCAACGCATGGTTCAGCAATTATCTCACAAAGGTAGATTACTTCTTTGTAAACAGTAACTTCGTAGCTGAAAAATTGGGCAAATGGGCCGAAGACTTGCTGCTTGTTGTGGCTCAGTTTAAAATAGGTGACTTGTCGTTTACGTTATATCCGCTATATCAAGTGCTGTTCTTCTTTGTATATTGCGCCATGGGTGTAGGAATTTGGTTTATATATGAAACAGCCTATGATGTAGGGAATTCGCTTGTGGTGCTGTTTGAAAAGAAGAAAAAGATAAAGATGGATGAGCTTGCGCTCTCTATACAGATAAAAGAGCGGGGCAGCACAACAAACAAAGAAGGAGAGGATATGTTAAAGATTACAAACTTTTCAAAAAAATACGGCAACTCAGAAAAGTTCGCCGTAACAAATGCAAACCTTGAGGTACATGGCGGCGAAATATTTGGCTTTCTGGGGCCAAATGGAGCCGGAAAGAGCACCATCATAAAGAGCGTTGTAGGCATTCAGCCGATAACAAGCGGAAAGATTGAAGTTTGCGGATATGATGTAGAAAAGCAAAGCGTGGATGCCAAATATAACATAGGCTTTGTGCCTGACCACTATGCACTTTATGAAAGGCTTACAGGAAGAGAATACATAAACTATATGGCTGACCTTTATAAGGTTTCAAAAGAGAATAGGGACAACCGTATTCAGCACTTTGTTGATATATTTGAGCTTAACCATGCCTTTGACAACCAAATTAAAACCTATTCACACGGTATGAAACAAAAAATAGCTATTATGGCAGCACTCATTCACGAGCCCAAGCTGTGGATACTTGACGAACCTCTCACCGGGCTTGACCCAAACAGTATCTATCAGGTTAAAGAAACTATGAAAGCGCATGCCAAAAAAGGCAATATAGTATTCTTCAGCAGTCACATAATAGATGTAGTGGAAAATATCTGTGACCGCATAGCCATAATCAAAAAAGGTAAAATCATATATGACACATCTATGAAAGACCTGAGCAAAGACGGCAAGCGTCTTGAAGAAGTATATCTAAGTCACATAGGAAGTAAAGGAGCGGAGCGCGATTGA
- a CDS encoding MFS transporter codes for MQQIKLLNFHKSIASFATGIIGTFIPLLIYQKTGSILFAFLFFASYLLLGVLFDTIFKKLYQKYPQIFLVLRIFPILIYVLSILLFDYNIMLGAVIVCIFQALSVSFQDLPKENIFNYSSGGQNTGKSLGWTRFLEQCGQVSAIVAGGLLLDYLNTYVVIIISVIVYLISAIPLLIYYFKERNNPTFNKESVSNAIETFKDIRIKNVQYRRVTRQMFLGYGTVYTLFCALDALMPMLMIYMFVNGAGSFAYAGYMQALWYLTFSGGQIFVSKIDAKKDTTKLAVGAALTMAALVCALPFAISHPWLILILVTIAGLCYGPISYHSMVRLLERSRIMGCSGHIIYGRRLGISIGPAIPSLVACAFLMPGFFVISGMVIAFAIFMPINDEAMRKNMVDYLQNNNLY; via the coding sequence ATGCAACAAATAAAGCTGCTTAATTTTCATAAGTCCATAGCTTCATTTGCCACGGGTATAATCGGAACATTTATACCCCTTTTAATTTATCAGAAAACAGGCTCTATCCTTTTTGCCTTTTTATTTTTTGCGTCATATCTTTTGTTGGGAGTATTATTTGACACCATTTTCAAAAAACTATATCAAAAATACCCCCAGATATTTTTGGTTCTGCGAATATTTCCCATCCTTATATATGTGCTGAGTATTCTGCTGTTTGATTATAATATAATGCTCGGCGCCGTAATTGTCTGTATTTTTCAGGCTCTTTCTGTCTCGTTTCAAGACCTGCCCAAAGAAAACATATTTAACTACAGCAGCGGCGGACAGAACACAGGCAAATCGCTGGGCTGGACAAGATTTTTAGAACAGTGCGGACAGGTCAGTGCCATTGTTGCGGGCGGTCTGCTTCTGGATTATCTTAACACTTATGTTGTCATTATTATTTCAGTTATTGTATATCTAATATCGGCAATACCGCTTTTGATATATTACTTCAAAGAGCGTAATAACCCAACATTCAACAAAGAATCAGTAAGCAACGCTATTGAAACCTTTAAAGATATACGAATAAAGAATGTGCAATACCGCAGGGTTACACGCCAAATGTTTTTGGGCTACGGCACTGTCTATACACTGTTTTGCGCGCTTGACGCCCTGATGCCCATGCTTATGATATATATGTTTGTAAACGGAGCAGGTTCCTTTGCATATGCCGGTTATATGCAGGCGCTGTGGTATCTGACATTTAGCGGTGGGCAGATATTTGTGTCAAAAATAGACGCCAAAAAAGATACCACCAAGCTGGCTGTGGGAGCGGCGCTAACAATGGCTGCATTGGTCTGCGCTCTGCCGTTTGCCATAAGCCACCCGTGGCTTATACTAATACTTGTGACAATAGCGGGGTTATGCTACGGCCCCATAAGCTATCACTCAATGGTGCGGCTGCTTGAGCGCTCCCGAATTATGGGCTGCAGCGGACACATAATATACGGGCGAAGGCTGGGGATTTCAATAGGTCCTGCCATACCATCACTTGTCGCCTGTGCGTTTTTGATGCCGGGGTTCTTTGTAATAAGCGGAATGGTAATAGCTTTTGCAATATTTATGCCGATAAACGACGAAGCAATGCGTAAAAATATGGTGGACTATCTGCAAAATAACAACTTATACTAG
- the recF gene encoding DNA replication/repair protein RecF, with amino-acid sequence MRLREYRAKQVVKKHQKCYNTVVVITQFKIENFRSFDKFSTKLTSGLNIFVGKNAQGKTNLLESIYFCGVGKSSRTNKEKELIKWDKERARISVELEKQYNNCKIDVFLSKADKKTIRINGIPIKRMGELMGELMVIYFSPDEIRLIKDAPQDRRRFMDIDISQMSKHYFYLLLRYEKILNQRNKLLKQTKSLSVLKDMLSVWDSQLAETAGKIIISRIKFITLLSPFAAEIHSYITDGKEDLTLSYQGVVGKDDKDITEKLLKAYSQSIEKDFDLGYTTVGPHRDDIKVMINDIDIRSFGSQGQQRLATLSMKLAELKIFKSEKGETPVLLLDDVLSELDSARQRRFLDKIKGLQIILTCTKYDYTLGPNDQKIQIDATVEFH; translated from the coding sequence ATGCGGCTAAGAGAGTATCGGGCAAAACAAGTTGTGAAAAAACACCAAAAATGCTACAATACTGTTGTGGTTATCACTCAGTTTAAGATAGAAAACTTCAGAAGTTTTGATAAGTTTAGCACAAAGCTCACCTCAGGGCTCAATATTTTTGTGGGCAAAAACGCACAGGGCAAGACCAACCTGCTTGAAAGCATCTATTTTTGCGGGGTAGGCAAGAGCTCACGAACAAACAAAGAGAAGGAACTAATTAAGTGGGACAAAGAACGTGCCCGAATATCAGTGGAACTTGAAAAGCAATATAACAACTGTAAAATAGACGTATTTTTGTCTAAGGCCGACAAAAAGACAATTAGAATAAACGGTATACCTATTAAACGAATGGGTGAGCTGATGGGTGAGCTGATGGTTATATATTTTTCGCCTGATGAAATACGGCTTATAAAAGACGCCCCTCAAGATAGGCGCCGCTTTATGGATATCGATATATCGCAAATGAGTAAGCATTATTTCTATTTACTTTTGCGTTATGAAAAAATTTTAAACCAGCGAAATAAACTGCTTAAACAAACCAAAAGTCTGTCGGTTTTAAAGGATATGCTGTCTGTGTGGGATAGTCAGCTTGCAGAGACTGCCGGAAAAATTATCATAAGCCGCATAAAGTTTATCACATTACTCAGCCCCTTTGCTGCCGAAATACATTCTTATATCACCGACGGCAAAGAAGACCTCACACTGAGTTATCAGGGTGTCGTTGGAAAAGATGATAAGGATATCACTGAAAAGCTCTTGAAAGCTTATTCTCAATCCATTGAGAAAGATTTCGACTTGGGATACACTACCGTTGGACCGCATAGGGATGATATAAAAGTAATGATAAACGATATTGACATCCGCAGCTTCGGTAGCCAAGGCCAGCAGCGGCTGGCTACACTTTCAATGAAGCTTGCTGAGCTTAAAATCTTTAAATCCGAAAAGGGTGAGACACCCGTGCTGCTGCTTGATGACGTTTTAAGCGAGCTTGACAGTGCCCGCCAGCGGCGGTTTTTGGATAAAATTAAAGGGCTCCAAATAATTTTAACCTGCACCAAATACGATTATACGTTGGGGCCAAACGACCAAAAAATTCAAATAGACGCAACTGTCGAGTTTCATTAA
- the mnmE gene encoding tRNA uridine-5-carboxymethylaminomethyl(34) synthesis GTPase MnmE, translating into MKSETIAAIATPKGTGGVGIVRISGENSLKVLSQFFIPYKAGEGISAVSRDTSAKEILKMVPRYMYLGEINNKELKEQCLAVFFKDPNSYTGEDVVEIHCHGGVYICNKILELCLRNGARLADPGEFSKRAFVNGKLSLDSAEGVIDLINAASNAEARAAFNLFDGKLFKIVKAMQNALTDILAEIEVNLDYPEHDIEYETSENIKKRLTVIENTLNQLLDGAKTGMLLKHGVSVLILGKPNVGKSSLLNTMLNFEKAIVTDIAGTTRDVVEGTYIYKDIKFNLSDTAGIRDTQNKIERIGIDKAKAMTEAADIILLLLDSSTGITKEDKQSMSLLGGKECFVVVNKIDSGDKIDYGLIKDKFDIIKISAKNNIGITELKEAIFKKTVGGVVANETILLNLRHTEALNEALYIIGKTLPQLLQNSLDCVAVDIKQVWEVLGKITGEGADEVVIDAIFSKFCLGK; encoded by the coding sequence ATGAAATCGGAGACAATTGCGGCAATCGCTACGCCCAAAGGCACAGGCGGGGTCGGGATAGTTAGAATAAGCGGTGAAAACAGCCTGAAAGTGCTGTCACAGTTTTTTATACCCTATAAAGCAGGAGAAGGTATCTCCGCTGTCAGTAGAGATACCTCTGCAAAAGAGATATTAAAGATGGTTCCGAGATATATGTATTTGGGTGAAATAAATAACAAGGAACTGAAAGAACAATGTTTGGCGGTATTTTTTAAGGACCCAAATTCGTATACGGGTGAAGATGTGGTTGAAATACATTGCCATGGCGGTGTATATATTTGTAATAAAATACTTGAGTTATGCCTTAGAAACGGTGCCAGACTTGCTGACCCCGGGGAGTTTAGCAAGCGGGCGTTTGTAAACGGAAAGCTTAGTCTTGACAGTGCCGAAGGCGTGATAGATTTGATAAATGCGGCATCAAACGCTGAGGCGCGGGCGGCCTTTAACCTGTTTGACGGAAAGCTGTTTAAGATAGTTAAAGCCATGCAAAATGCTCTTACCGATATTCTGGCAGAGATTGAGGTTAATTTGGATTATCCGGAACACGACATAGAATATGAAACTTCTGAAAATATTAAAAAGAGACTAACGGTAATTGAGAATACCCTCAACCAGCTTTTGGATGGTGCCAAAACAGGAATGTTGCTGAAGCATGGCGTGTCGGTGTTGATTTTAGGCAAGCCTAATGTAGGCAAGAGTAGCCTTCTGAACACTATGTTGAACTTTGAAAAGGCTATTGTAACAGATATTGCAGGAACTACCCGCGATGTGGTTGAAGGGACGTATATATATAAGGATATAAAATTTAATCTAAGTGACACGGCCGGCATCCGGGACACTCAAAATAAGATTGAAAGAATTGGCATAGACAAGGCCAAAGCTATGACTGAGGCCGCTGATATAATTTTGCTTTTGCTGGATAGCTCTACCGGCATAACCAAGGAGGACAAGCAAAGCATGAGTCTGCTTGGCGGCAAAGAGTGTTTTGTGGTGGTCAACAAAATTGACAGCGGCGACAAGATTGATTATGGTTTGATTAAAGACAAGTTTGATATCATAAAAATAAGCGCTAAAAATAATATTGGCATAACAGAGCTTAAGGAAGCAATTTTTAAAAAGACGGTAGGTGGCGTTGTGGCAAATGAAACCATTCTTTTAAATCTGCGTCACACTGAGGCTTTGAATGAAGCTCTTTATATAATTGGAAAAACTCTGCCGCAGTTGCTTCAAAACAGTCTGGATTGCGTGGCTGTTGACATAAAACAAGTCTGGGAGGTTTTAGGCAAAATCACAGGAGAGGGCGCTGATGAAGTGGTAATAGATGCAATTTTCTCTAAGTTCTGTCTAGGCAAGTGA
- the mnmG gene encoding tRNA uridine-5-carboxymethylaminomethyl(34) synthesis enzyme MnmG — MENNFDAVVIGSGHAGSEACLAISRLGHKTLLLTMNLDSIAFLACNPSIGGTAKGQLVSEIDALGGQMGINADKTILQLRMLNLGKGAAVHSLRAQVDKNKYHASMKQTLEAAPNLFIKQAEAVEILTKDDIVLGVKTACGEVINCNSIVVATGVYLDSRVIIGEYTKNQGPNGFLNAVGLSDSLKKLGFEILRFKTGTPARVHGASIDFGSFEEQNGDNDIQTFSYLTKKSPPNVCKCYLGYTNQNTHNIIKANLHRSPLYAGMIKGVGPRYCPSIEDKVVRFADKERHQIFLEPEALDSYEIYVQGFSSSLPIDVQQKMYSSVKGFENVQIMRYAYAIEYDCINSLSLKPSLEAKHIKGLFFAGQINGTSGYEEGAAQGLIAGINSVMHLEDKKPLVLGRDQAYIGVLIDDLVTKGTNEPYRMMTSRAEYRLHLRQDNADIRLTEIGRKIGLVDDIRYKLLLKKKKQIEKANKELKTVVPMGIASEFLKKHNESPTKQGITIKDLIKRSNISAHDILELGFLTKYPKAVVEHINIETKYEGFLTKEAENIERMKQSEKAALDPVFDYSAIKGLRTEAFLKLNKIKPINLGQAMRISGVSPADIAVLMVYIKAKKQNNH, encoded by the coding sequence ATGGAAAACAATTTTGATGCAGTTGTAATAGGCAGCGGACACGCCGGAAGCGAGGCGTGTTTAGCTATCTCGCGTTTGGGGCACAAAACCCTGCTGTTGACTATGAACCTTGACAGTATAGCTTTTTTGGCATGCAACCCGAGCATTGGCGGAACGGCCAAGGGACAGTTGGTCAGCGAGATTGATGCTCTGGGCGGCCAGATGGGAATAAATGCCGATAAAACAATTTTGCAGCTGAGGATGCTTAATCTCGGAAAGGGTGCAGCTGTGCATAGCCTAAGGGCACAAGTGGATAAGAATAAGTATCATGCTTCTATGAAGCAGACGCTGGAGGCTGCTCCAAATTTGTTTATCAAACAGGCCGAGGCTGTAGAAATTTTGACAAAAGATGATATTGTTTTAGGTGTGAAAACTGCATGTGGCGAAGTAATAAATTGTAATTCAATAGTTGTGGCCACAGGGGTATATCTTGACAGCCGCGTTATAATAGGTGAATATACAAAAAATCAAGGGCCCAACGGTTTTTTGAATGCGGTGGGTCTCAGTGACAGTTTGAAGAAGCTGGGATTTGAAATTTTACGCTTTAAAACGGGAACGCCTGCTCGGGTGCACGGGGCAAGCATTGATTTTGGGAGTTTTGAGGAGCAAAACGGCGACAACGATATTCAGACTTTTTCATATCTGACAAAAAAGAGCCCCCCCAATGTCTGTAAGTGTTATCTGGGTTATACCAATCAAAACACACATAATATTATAAAAGCCAATTTGCACCGCTCCCCTCTTTATGCGGGAATGATTAAGGGGGTGGGGCCGAGATACTGCCCTTCAATTGAAGATAAAGTGGTGAGATTTGCTGATAAAGAGCGGCATCAGATATTTTTGGAGCCGGAAGCGTTGGATTCTTATGAAATTTATGTGCAAGGGTTCAGTTCAAGCTTGCCAATTGATGTTCAGCAAAAAATGTATAGTAGCGTTAAGGGTTTTGAAAATGTGCAGATTATGCGATATGCTTATGCGATTGAGTATGATTGCATAAATTCGCTGAGTCTAAAACCTTCACTTGAAGCCAAACACATAAAGGGTTTATTTTTTGCCGGCCAAATAAACGGCACCAGCGGATATGAGGAAGGGGCGGCTCAGGGTCTTATTGCAGGAATAAATTCGGTTATGCATCTTGAGGATAAAAAACCCCTTGTTTTGGGCAGAGACCAAGCCTATATAGGTGTGCTTATTGATGACCTTGTTACTAAGGGCACTAATGAGCCATATAGAATGATGACAAGCCGGGCTGAATATAGGCTGCATCTGCGTCAGGATAATGCCGATATCAGGCTTACTGAAATCGGCAGAAAAATTGGGCTGGTGGATGATATAAGATATAAACTGCTGCTCAAAAAGAAAAAACAGATAGAAAAAGCCAATAAAGAACTAAAAACAGTTGTTCCTATGGGTATTGCAAGCGAATTTTTAAAAAAACACAACGAAAGCCCCACCAAACAAGGGATAACCATAAAAGACCTGATAAAACGCAGTAATATTTCGGCGCATGATATTTTGGAGCTTGGATTTTTGACGAAGTACCCAAAGGCTGTGGTGGAACACATAAATATAGAAACAAAATATGAAGGGTTTTTGACAAAAGAGGCCGAGAATATAGAACGTATGAAACAAAGCGAGAAAGCAGCTCTTGACCCTGTGTTCGACTACTCTGCTATAAAGGGCTTGCGGACAGAGGCTTTTTTGAAGCTAAATAAAATCAAGCCCATAAATCTGGGTCAGGCTATGAGAATAAGCGGTGTTTCACCCGCGGATATTGCTGTGCTTATGGTATATATCAAGGCTAAAAAGCAAAATAATCATTAA
- a CDS encoding AAA family ATPase, giving the protein MGKIIAFANQKGGVGKTTTCINMAAYIAAMGKRVLIVDMDPQGNSTSGVGIDKTGKLATLYDAIGGESNAEDVVKRTTVKGLDIIPSTVDLAGAEIELVQMDGREKVVKEILYKLRNSYDYICIDCPPSLGLLTVNALTASDAVVIPIQCEFFALEGLSQLMNTIKLVKKHLNPNLSVEGVVLTMKDSRSNLVNQVSQEIRRFFGSKVYETVIPRSVRLAEAPSHGETIMIYDPKSKGAVAYLELSEEFLKRNKDSYKKITKHTKFSD; this is encoded by the coding sequence ATGGGAAAAATTATTGCTTTTGCCAACCAGAAAGGTGGCGTAGGAAAAACTACAACTTGTATAAATATGGCGGCGTATATCGCGGCGATGGGTAAAAGGGTGCTGATTGTGGACATGGACCCGCAGGGAAACTCCACAAGCGGTGTCGGAATTGACAAAACCGGCAAGCTGGCTACACTTTATGACGCTATCGGCGGAGAAAGTAACGCTGAAGATGTGGTAAAGCGCACAACTGTCAAGGGTCTGGATATCATTCCTTCAACAGTTGACTTGGCTGGAGCCGAGATTGAGCTTGTGCAGATGGATGGCCGCGAAAAGGTAGTTAAGGAGATTTTATATAAACTCAGAAACAGTTATGACTATATTTGCATTGACTGCCCTCCTTCGCTGGGGCTTCTGACAGTTAATGCTCTTACGGCGTCGGATGCAGTAGTAATTCCTATTCAATGCGAATTTTTTGCATTGGAGGGGCTAAGTCAGCTTATGAACACCATAAAGCTTGTTAAAAAACACCTTAACCCCAATCTTAGTGTTGAGGGCGTTGTTCTCACTATGAAGGACAGCCGTTCTAATCTGGTAAATCAGGTTTCACAGGAAATAAGAAGATTTTTTGGTAGCAAGGTTTATGAGACGGTAATTCCCCGAAGTGTAAGATTGGCCGAAGCTCCAAGCCACGGTGAAACCATAATGATTTATGACCCCAAAAGCAAAGGAGCTGTTGCATATCTGGAACTTAGCGAGGAATTTCTGAAAAGAAATAAAGATAGTTATAAAAAAATAACCAAACACACCAAGTTTAGTGATTAA
- a CDS encoding ParB/RepB/Spo0J family partition protein: MIKKGLGRGLDALFSVYNDDEEEEATDAKVVKKLAETEKPVERKPIQIKPVEPKVETAHAMRIEALPNRNNEDGILEIDIKLIDPNKNQPRKNFNPTSLKELAESIKQHGVIQPIIVNENKGRYMIIAGERRFRASLIAGKRTIPCVVKHYDDKQVKEVSLIENLQREDLNPVEAARAIRQLMDGYGFTQETVADRIGKSRPAIANTLRLLTLCPEVVSMIEDNKLSAGHARCLVVVTDKDTQIELANQACDNRMTVRDLEKAVREQLDPNKATKKQEQKEQSLELKTLIGEMQRLFATKVSALGNDKRGRIYIDYYNRDDLDRIAEIVEQAQQNKNKE, translated from the coding sequence ATGATTAAAAAAGGTTTAGGAAGAGGACTTGATGCGTTGTTCTCGGTATATAATGATGACGAAGAGGAAGAGGCAACTGATGCAAAGGTTGTTAAAAAGTTGGCTGAAACGGAAAAACCGGTTGAGAGAAAGCCTATACAGATAAAGCCTGTTGAGCCTAAGGTTGAGACTGCCCATGCAATGAGAATTGAGGCTTTGCCAAATAGGAATAATGAAGACGGAATTTTGGAAATAGACATTAAACTTATTGACCCCAATAAAAACCAGCCCCGTAAGAATTTTAATCCAACTTCACTGAAGGAGCTGGCAGAATCAATCAAACAGCACGGTGTTATTCAGCCTATTATTGTAAATGAGAACAAAGGCAGATATATGATTATTGCAGGAGAACGCCGTTTCAGAGCGTCTCTCATTGCAGGCAAACGGACAATTCCTTGTGTGGTAAAACATTATGATGACAAACAGGTTAAAGAAGTATCTTTGATTGAGAACCTTCAGAGAGAAGACCTTAATCCGGTAGAAGCCGCCAGGGCGATTAGGCAGCTTATGGATGGTTATGGCTTCACTCAGGAAACAGTGGCTGACAGAATAGGTAAAAGTAGGCCTGCTATTGCAAACACGCTGAGACTGCTCACCCTCTGCCCCGAAGTTGTATCTATGATAGAGGATAATAAGCTTAGTGCAGGACATGCCAGATGTCTGGTTGTGGTTACTGACAAGGATACACAGATAGAGCTTGCTAATCAAGCATGCGACAATAGAATGACAGTGCGTGATCTTGAAAAGGCAGTAAGAGAACAGCTTGATCCAAATAAGGCCACTAAGAAACAAGAACAGAAAGAACAAAGCTTGGAGCTTAAAACTCTAATTGGTGAGATGCAGCGCTTGTTTGCTACAAAGGTATCGGCTTTGGGTAACGACAAACGAGGAAGAATATATATAGATTATTATAACCGTGACGACTTAGACCGCATAGCTGAAATTGTTGAACAGGCACAACAAAATAAAAATAAGGAATAA
- a CDS encoding GNAT family N-acetyltransferase: MKNTENTEFLLARKDDLDEIFKIFQNKEEWLKEKEIDQWRGYTQRYGKDFFLNHITNEHMYILKETDKIIACGVLLSGDSLWGELSPDARVLKNLASIESGGGAALMEHMFEMCKAEGIKKIVIDCLATNRDLIGYYKGRGFV; the protein is encoded by the coding sequence ATGAAAAACACAGAGAACACAGAATTTTTGCTCGCACGTAAAGATGACCTTGACGAGATTTTTAAAATATTTCAAAATAAAGAAGAATGGCTGAAAGAAAAGGAAATAGATCAATGGAGGGGCTACACGCAAAGGTATGGCAAAGATTTTTTTCTGAACCACATAACAAACGAACATATGTATATATTAAAAGAAACCGATAAAATTATTGCATGCGGAGTTTTGCTTTCAGGAGATAGTTTATGGGGTGAACTTTCGCCAGATGCCAGAGTATTAAAAAATCTTGCCAGCATTGAAAGCGGCGGAGGTGCCGCTCTTATGGAGCATATGTTTGAAATGTGCAAAGCTGAGGGAATAAAAAAGATAGTTATAGATTGTTTAGCTACAAATAGGGATTTAATAGGGTATTATAAAGGCAGGGGTTTTGTTTAA